The stretch of DNA TGGCTCACGCTAATTGGCATTCCTTTCGGGTTTACAATCGTTAAATCTTCCACATCGTTATAACTTAATCGGTTAAAATCAGCCAACTGAATACGCACAGGGTATTCAATTCCTTGTTCGGTAAGTGTCGCATCCTCATTACCTGTAAAAGCAGTACGTAAACTCATGCCCACATAAGCTGTATTTAAGCCCAAACGTTGCATTTTATCTTTATCAGGAATTACTTGATATTCAGGACTTCCAGCTTCTACCGAAAGTTTAACATTATCTGCTCCAGGTATTTTTTCTATTATTGTTTTTAATTGATTGGCGGTTGCGGTTACTTCTTCATTATTGCTTCCACTCAAGGTAATTTCTATTGGTGCCGAACGAGGAATTAACCCTAAAGCAGCTATAGAATATTTTATACCCGGAAATTTTTGTTGCAATTCAATTCTTAAGTGTTGCATGTAAGTTTCAGTAGCAATATTATCAATCTCTTTTTTATCTTTCAACTGAATGGTAAACTCGGTTTTGTAAGCAGAGCCCACACCCAAACTACCAATTCCAGTACTTGGTCCGCCCACATTACTAAACAAGGTTTTCACTTCTTTTTGCTGTAAAATATAGTCTTCTATATGTGTAGAAATGGTGTTGTTGTAGTCGATGGAAGTGCTTTTATCAAACTCTAATCCCATTAAAAATTTACCTTGATCGCCCGTAGCAATTAACTCTTTACCGATAATGTTTTGTTTCATCATTATTCCTGTAAGTGCAAAAAGCAAGACAATAATTCCAGTAAAAATTAGCTTATGATTTAACACCCACTCCAATTGTTTTCCATACCAATTGGTAAACTTTTCAAGCTGATGTTCAAACCACAATAAAAATTTATTAAAAAAATTGGTAGGCTGTAAATCTTCTTTTTTACCAATACGTGAAGACATCCAAGGCGTTAAAGTAAATCCTACCAATAAACTGGTTAATGTAGAAGTAATTACCACCACCGAAAACTGTTTAAGCATGTCGGCAACAAAAACTTGCAAGAATAAAATAGGCACAAAAACCACTACATCAACTAAAGTGATGGACAAGGCTGAAAACCCGATTTCCATACGTCCGTCCATAGAAGCAGCACGTTTTTCTTTACCCATATCTAAATGCCGTTGAATGTTTTCAAGCACAACGGTAGCATCATCAACTAAAATCCCGACAATGAGCGACATGGCTAACAGCGTCATTAAATTGAGCGTGTAACCCAATATCCACATTACAGCAAAAGCAGTAACTAACGAGGTAGGAATAGCAACCAATACAATAATCGAATTTCTAAAACTCCTTAAAAACAAGAGCATTACCAACGACACCAAAATAACGGCTAAAATTAAATCGAACACTACCGAATTAACTGCGGCAATGGTATTGTCTGTGCTATCATCAGCAATAATAAATTTCACATTGCTTGCTTGGTTACTTTGCTCAATTTTAGCAAATTGTTGCTTTATTAATTTTGATACATCAACCGCATTGGCATCGCCTTGTTTTTTTAGCAGTAAACCAATACCCGTTTTACCATTATATCGACTTATCGAAGAGGTCTCAACAGTTTTATCTTCTACATCAGCAACATCTTTAACATAAATAGGACTGCCCATTACTGGCATCGCTATTTGTACATTTTTGATGTCGTTAAGCGTATTAAATTTTCCGGTTAACCGAACCGCATTACGTTCTTTGTCGGTTTGCACTTTTCCTGCAGGTAAATCTAACCCAGAGCGATTGATAGCTTCTACCACTTGCAGCATAGAAACTTTGTACAATTTTAATTTGTCGGGGTTAATATTTACTTGAATTTCTCGCTCTTTACCGCCCAACAAGGTAATTTCTGCAACGCCTTTTAATTGTTGAATTTGTGGTAAAAAATCGTCTTTCATTTTTTGATAAAACTCGGTAGCAGGCATATCGCTTGTGGCACTAATCGACATGATGGGCAAATCGTTTGGCGATACCTTGCTCATTTCTGGGCTCATTACATCTTGCGGTAAATCTTTACTGATGTTGTCGATGTAACGTTGAGCATCTTGCATGGTTTTATCCAAATCGGTACCATATTTAAGGTTGGCGATAACTACCGATGCATTAGGAAGCGATTTAGTAACCAAATAATCTACTCCTTCTAAATTGGCTAAAGCATCTTCAATTTTTCGGCTCACCGATGTTTCTACCTCTTCGGGTTCAGCTCCAGGATAACCTGTTTTTATAACCACCACAGGCTGATTAAAATCGGGCATTAACTCGTAACTTAAATTGGTGAATCCAATATATCCCAATAAAATAAATACGCTAAACAGCACTATAAT from Flavobacteriales bacterium encodes:
- a CDS encoding efflux RND transporter permease subunit, with product MNITEISIKRPSLIIVLFSVFILLGYIGFTNLSYELMPDFNQPVVVIKTGYPGAEPEEVETSVSRKIEDALANLEGVDYLVTKSLPNASVVIANLKYGTDLDKTMQDAQRYIDNISKDLPQDVMSPEMSKVSPNDLPIMSISATSDMPATEFYQKMKDDFLPQIQQLKGVAEITLLGGKEREIQVNINPDKLKLYKVSMLQVVEAINRSGLDLPAGKVQTDKERNAVRLTGKFNTLNDIKNVQIAMPVMGSPIYVKDVADVEDKTVETSSISRYNGKTGIGLLLKKQGDANAVDVSKLIKQQFAKIEQSNQASNVKFIIADDSTDNTIAAVNSVVFDLILAVILVSLVMLLFLRSFRNSIIVLVAIPTSLVTAFAVMWILGYTLNLMTLLAMSLIVGILVDDATVVLENIQRHLDMGKEKRAASMDGRMEIGFSALSITLVDVVVFVPILFLQVFVADMLKQFSVVVITSTLTSLLVGFTLTPWMSSRIGKKEDLQPTNFFNKFLLWFEHQLEKFTNWYGKQLEWVLNHKLIFTGIIVLLFALTGIMMKQNIIGKELIATGDQGKFLMGLEFDKSTSIDYNNTISTHIEDYILQQKEVKTLFSNVGGPSTGIGSLGVGSAYKTEFTIQLKDKKEIDNIATETYMQHLRIELQQKFPGIKYSIAALGLIPRSAPIEITLSGSNNEEVTATANQLKTIIEKIPGADNVKLSVEAGSPEYQVIPDKDKMQRLGLNTAYVGMSLRTAFTGNEDATLTEQGIEYPVRIQLADFNRLSYNDVEDLTIVNPKGMPISVSQFAQIKKSNSPSLLERKDRQPAITITADALGRPSGTVADEVVAYVKENPLPEGMQMTWGSDVKRQNDSFGALGSVLLISFLLIYLIMVALYDSFVYPFVVLFSIPVAVIGAFLALNLSLNHLSLFALLGLIMLMGLVTKNAILIVDFTNQLKTEGKSYQEALIIAGKERLRPILMTTLSMVIGMLPIALATGSAAEWKNGLAWVIIGGLLSSLILTVYLVPVVYYAVDSVKEKLTKRKNR